The following are from one region of the Nerophis ophidion isolate RoL-2023_Sa linkage group LG20, RoL_Noph_v1.0, whole genome shotgun sequence genome:
- the rasd2b gene encoding GTP-binding protein Rhes, translating to MSTGTQTTSLQGSKLLASGDVQSSGSSQVLLTSKNASQQLISLGIKEGLGILKLTTAQWKQDIKKTDAAMRHCTNPCKRTPLDQLAALVFHGQTWHRQICEEPRQDRMFSTKPQNSKRIVVLGAPRVGKTSILRRYLRDGFAEEYKPTSEDFVRKLFRIRGETYQVDILDASRERDFPAKRRLSILTGDIFLLVFSVDDRCSFEEVCALRQEILAAKSKLTKRSQLALVVCANKVDLLESEWDVSQAEVLRALGENCAYFETSAKDSTNLEKVFEALAKQGGLPAETGPSQHRKVSLRSYQAMRTESVRVQSAKHDDAFGVLYPLAQRPSFSADLRHVIGTQGAQKGGKTQERCHIQ from the exons ATGTCCACTGGCACACAGACCACCTCCTTGCAGGGCTCCAAGCTTCTTGCCAGCGGAGACGTGCAGAGCTCCGGATCCTCCCAAGTCCTGCTGACGTCCAAAAACGCGTCGCAACAACTCATCTCGTTGGGGATCAAAGAGGGTCTGGGTATCCTCAAACTGACCACGGCTCAGTGGAAACAGGACATAAAGAAGACAGATGCAGCCATGAGGCACTGTACTAACCCATGCAAGAGAACGCCTCTGGACCAGCTGGCGGCCCTGGTTTTTCACGGCCAAACCTGGCATCGGCAGATATGTGAAGAACCACGACAGGACCGCATGTTTTCCACCAAGCCGCAGAACTCTAAACGCATCGTGGTTCTTGGCGCGCCACGTGTCGGTAAGACTTCCATCCTGCGACGATACCTCCGAGATGGATTTGCGGAGGAATACAAGCCCACATCCGAGGACTTTGTCCGTAAACTGTTCCGTATCCGCGGCGAGACTTATCAGGTTGACATACTGGATGCGTCCAGGGAGAGAGACTTCCCAGCCAAGCGACGGTTGTCCATCCTTACTG GGGACATTTTCCTGCTGGTCTTTAGTGTGGATGACAGATGCTCCTTTGAAGAGGTCTGCGCACTCAGACAGGAGATTCTTGCTGCCAAATCCAAACTCACAAAAAGGTCCCAACTTGCCTTGGTGGTGTGCGCCAATAAAGTGGACCTCCTGGAGTCTGAGTGGGACGTCTCACAGGCGGAGGTGCTCCGAGCTCTGGGAGAAAACTGTGCCTACTTTGAAACATCTGCAAAGGACAGCACCAATCTGGAGAAGGTATTTGAGGCCTTGGCGAAGCAAGGCGGGCTTCCGGCTGAAACGGGGCCGTCACAGCATCGCAAAGTCTCCCTCCGGTCCTACCAGGCAATGCGCACTGAAAGTGTCCGAGTCCAATCGGCAAAACACGATGATGCCTTCGGGGTCCTGTACCCGCTGGCCCAGAGGCCGAGCTTCAGCGCAGATCTGCGGCATGTCATTGGGACTCAGGGTGCACAGAAGGGCGGCAAAACACAAGAAAGATGTCACATTCAATGA